In Nostoc sp. CENA543, a single genomic region encodes these proteins:
- a CDS encoding helix-turn-helix domain-containing protein, with amino-acid sequence MKTEILQKFGQRVRNERLKQGLSQEELAEKAGLHRTYIGMIERAEKNITLININKIAQALDISIDDLLKGINEK; translated from the coding sequence ATGAAGACTGAAATACTCCAGAAATTTGGTCAAAGAGTAAGAAATGAAAGACTAAAGCAAGGACTGTCTCAGGAAGAATTAGCGGAAAAAGCTGGTCTCCACAGAACGTACATAGGCATGATCGAAAGAGCAGAAAAAAATATTACTCTCATTAATATCAATAAAATTGCTCAAGCCTTAGATATTTCTATAGATGATTTGTTAAAAGGAATTAATGAAAAATGA
- a CDS encoding pyridoxamine 5'-phosphate oxidase family protein codes for MSQKQAPSPRTTVKRVPQRAKYESDVIYQILDEGLVCHVGFVAQGQPVVIPTAYGRVEDTLYIHGSPASRMLKTLQQGLDVCVTVTLIDGLILARSAFHHSMNYRSVVVFGKATLVEDAEQKLAALKAFTEHVILGRWEEVRSPNRQELAGTVVLSLPLAEASAKVRTGGPLDDEADYQIPVWAGEIPLKLTAATPISDSRLDSSIEIPAYVSQYTRPQIEGVGV; via the coding sequence ATGTCTCAAAAACAAGCACCTAGCCCCAGAACAACCGTTAAACGCGTACCTCAAAGAGCTAAATATGAATCTGACGTGATTTATCAAATTCTGGATGAAGGATTAGTCTGTCATGTCGGTTTTGTCGCCCAAGGACAACCTGTGGTAATTCCGACAGCCTACGGAAGAGTAGAAGACACACTATATATTCACGGCTCACCTGCTAGCCGGATGTTAAAAACACTCCAACAAGGCCTTGATGTTTGCGTCACAGTGACGTTAATTGATGGACTAATTTTGGCAAGGTCGGCGTTTCACCATTCGATGAATTATCGCTCAGTCGTCGTCTTTGGTAAAGCCACATTAGTAGAAGACGCAGAGCAAAAACTTGCCGCCCTCAAAGCATTCACAGAACACGTTATTTTGGGAAGATGGGAAGAAGTGCGATCGCCCAATCGTCAAGAATTAGCGGGAACTGTAGTTTTGTCTTTACCTTTAGCCGAAGCCTCAGCCAAGGTTCGCACTGGTGGGCCTCTAGATGACGAAGCTGATTATCAAATCCCCGTATGGGCTGGGGAAATTCCTTTAAAACTGACTGCGGCTACACCCATCAGTGATTCTAGATTGGACTCAAGTATTGAAATACCCGCCTATGTTAGCCAATACACTAGACCACAAATAGAGGGTGTAGGGGTATAG
- a CDS encoding DUF1496 domain-containing protein produces the protein MIKFAIDELNLANPQDELMEISEQEQQQILGGDCYYAGQRYSTGSTIQQGSQGYDKTCMSDGTWQWQPYKK, from the coding sequence ATGATTAAGTTCGCAATTGATGAACTAAACCTTGCAAATCCACAAGACGAATTGATGGAAATTTCTGAACAAGAACAACAACAAATTCTCGGTGGAGATTGCTATTATGCAGGTCAAAGATATTCAACAGGTTCTACAATTCAGCAGGGTAGTCAAGGATACGATAAAACTTGTATGTCAGATGGGACATGGCAGTGGCAGCCATATAAGAAGTAA
- a CDS encoding Uma2 family endonuclease produces MVALPDSIYMSAAEYLVWESTQELRYEYWDGEVVAMTGGTRNHNRVSGNFFKVLDDALVNRSCEVYIVDVKVQVEPGHKYFYPDVVVTCDERDRDPQWIQFPCLIIEVLSPSTEAADRGKKFAAYRQSATLQEYVLVQVAQPGVEVFRRNEQGKWVLSEYSLSDKLLLESVNVEIAIASLYRQVEFESETVENQ; encoded by the coding sequence ATGGTTGCTTTACCTGATAGCATTTACATGAGTGCAGCAGAATATCTGGTTTGGGAATCCACCCAGGAACTACGCTATGAATACTGGGATGGTGAAGTCGTAGCGATGACTGGCGGGACACGCAACCATAATCGCGTTTCTGGAAATTTCTTTAAAGTTTTAGATGATGCTTTAGTCAATCGCTCCTGTGAAGTCTACATTGTAGATGTAAAGGTGCAGGTAGAACCAGGGCATAAGTATTTTTATCCTGATGTAGTGGTGACTTGTGATGAGCGCGATCGCGATCCACAATGGATACAATTTCCCTGTTTAATTATCGAAGTTCTATCACCTTCGACGGAAGCAGCTGATCGGGGTAAAAAGTTTGCTGCATATCGTCAATCTGCCACTTTACAAGAATACGTCTTAGTACAAGTAGCACAACCAGGAGTAGAAGTATTTCGACGCAATGAACAGGGTAAATGGGTACTGTCGGAGTATAGTTTGAGTGATAAATTGCTACTAGAATCAGTAAATGTAGAAATTGCGATCGCCTCTTTATACCGACAAGTCGAGTTTGAATCGGAAACCGTCGAAAATCAATAG
- a CDS encoding PLP-dependent aminotransferase family protein — MDFAINIDPHAPLPLHRQVYEELRQAILTGRLTSGQKLPSGRSLAQLLGVSRATITQGYELLLSEGYLETIVGSGTFVCRQLPDDLLNATPTPSKSSPANSPIPLSAYGESLNDNAFLRLPETKLEISFSYGRPAFDHFPIDLWRKLISRYCRSHPEVLDYTAYSTGYKALREAIASYISRSRAVNCSAEQIVIVGGSQQGIDLITRLLIDRGDWVAVEEPGYLGARRAFLAQGAKLFPVAVDQSGLIVDELKSSEIPNIKLLYITPSHQFPTGAVLSLPRRLELLAWAQKSGVMMIEDDYDSEFRYGERPIPALQGLDQGNSIIYVGTFSKVLFPALRLGYLVLPENLVHVFARAKWLADRQCSLLEQYALTDFITEGHLERHIRRMRSLYNQRRQILVKSLFEHFGDSVEIMGENAGMHLMVKINTRIPDDEIVKRAALANVGIGAAYPQYLKASPGSEFIFGYAELSEQQIQEGVRRLAKVIPIQNSK; from the coding sequence ATGGACTTTGCAATTAATATCGACCCACACGCGCCTTTACCTCTGCATCGCCAAGTTTACGAGGAACTACGCCAAGCTATCCTTACGGGGAGATTAACATCTGGACAAAAGCTGCCTTCAGGGCGATCGCTTGCTCAATTACTTGGTGTTTCCCGTGCTACCATCACTCAAGGTTATGAACTACTTCTGAGCGAAGGTTATCTAGAAACCATTGTGGGTTCGGGAACTTTTGTTTGTCGTCAACTTCCTGACGATTTACTCAACGCTACACCAACACCGTCAAAATCATCACCAGCAAATTCTCCAATACCGTTATCAGCTTATGGTGAAAGTCTAAATGACAACGCATTTTTGCGCCTCCCAGAAACAAAACTAGAAATCAGTTTTAGCTACGGTAGGCCTGCTTTTGATCACTTCCCGATAGATTTATGGCGCAAGTTAATTTCTCGCTATTGTCGCTCTCATCCAGAGGTGCTAGATTATACTGCATATTCTACAGGATATAAAGCATTACGGGAGGCGATCGCTTCCTATATTTCGCGTTCTAGGGCGGTAAATTGTAGTGCTGAACAAATTGTGATTGTCGGTGGTTCACAGCAAGGAATTGACCTAATTACACGTTTGCTCATTGATCGGGGTGATTGGGTTGCTGTGGAAGAGCCAGGCTATCTGGGTGCGAGGCGGGCTTTTTTAGCACAAGGAGCTAAGTTATTTCCCGTAGCTGTCGATCAATCAGGATTAATAGTTGATGAACTAAAATCAAGTGAAATTCCTAACATTAAACTTCTGTATATCACGCCGTCACATCAATTTCCTACAGGGGCGGTTTTATCACTCCCCCGCAGGCTAGAGTTATTAGCTTGGGCGCAAAAATCTGGGGTGATGATGATTGAGGATGACTATGATAGCGAATTTCGCTATGGTGAACGTCCTATTCCAGCTTTGCAAGGATTAGATCAAGGTAACTCGATTATTTACGTCGGGACGTTTTCTAAAGTTCTATTTCCGGCTTTGCGCTTGGGTTATTTAGTTTTACCAGAAAATTTAGTTCATGTGTTTGCGCGGGCGAAATGGCTAGCAGACAGACAATGTAGTCTATTGGAACAATACGCCCTGACTGATTTTATTACAGAAGGACATTTAGAACGGCACATTAGACGGATGCGATCGCTCTACAACCAACGCCGACAAATTTTAGTAAAGTCTTTGTTTGAGCATTTTGGCGACAGTGTGGAAATTATGGGAGAAAATGCGGGGATGCACCTGATGGTAAAAATCAATACGAGAATTCCTGATGATGAAATTGTCAAACGGGCTGCATTAGCTAACGTCGGTATCGGCGCAGCCTATCCACAATATTTAAAGGCTAGTCCTGGTAGTGAATTTATCTTTGGATATGCGGAATTAAGTGAACAGCAAATTCAAGAGGGCGTTAGACGACTAGCTAAGGTAATACCAATTCAAAATTCAAAATGA
- a CDS encoding DUF1496 domain-containing protein, giving the protein MINFANLQDELIEISEHEQKQILGGDCTYAGQTYSTGAVVTMGKDQKDFQCQGDTWVPYDPAKV; this is encoded by the coding sequence ATGATTAACTTCGCAAATTTACAAGACGAATTGATTGAAATTTCTGAACATGAGCAAAAACAAATTCTTGGTGGAGACTGTACATATGCAGGTCAAACATATTCAACAGGTGCTGTAGTGACAATGGGTAAAGACCAGAAAGACTTCCAATGTCAAGGCGACACTTGGGTACCATATGATCCAGCCAAGGTTTGA
- a CDS encoding DNA adenine methylase codes for MNKSINSPFRYAGGKFYARHLILEHIPPHSYYAEPFAGGASIFFAKAKVANNWLNDIDEQLINTYVTIRDNPEELINYLSGEPATKERHSYYKNEFKPQNKLEAAARWFYLNRTSYSGIMKPQNCYWGYGDKYSMRPENWPRNIRRTSEKLQNTKITCLDFEEVINTTPDNAFLFIDPPYFNADQDKFYTHSFSKNDHYKLVKILNKHQHRIKFLLTYDNTPEVRDLYEWATEIHDKEWNYTINRTDDQRKGHKKENNFKGERYKGKEIFILNYDSTSNIAYESRQLAIGF; via the coding sequence ATGAATAAGTCTATTAATTCACCATTTCGTTATGCTGGAGGCAAGTTTTATGCTCGTCACTTGATATTGGAACATATACCACCTCATTCATACTATGCTGAACCGTTTGCTGGTGGAGCTTCTATTTTTTTTGCTAAAGCTAAAGTTGCTAATAACTGGCTCAATGATATTGATGAGCAACTCATAAATACATATGTAACTATCAGAGATAATCCAGAGGAGTTAATTAATTATTTAAGTGGTGAGCCAGCCACTAAAGAGAGACATTCGTATTATAAAAATGAATTTAAGCCCCAAAATAAACTAGAAGCAGCAGCTAGATGGTTTTATTTAAACCGAACCTCTTACTCAGGAATAATGAAACCTCAAAACTGTTATTGGGGATATGGTGATAAATATAGTATGAGACCAGAGAATTGGCCTAGAAATATCCGTAGAACGTCAGAGAAATTGCAAAACACCAAAATTACCTGTTTAGATTTTGAAGAAGTGATAAACACTACACCTGATAATGCTTTTTTATTTATTGATCCTCCTTATTTTAATGCAGATCAAGATAAGTTTTATACTCACTCTTTTTCTAAGAATGATCACTATAAATTAGTTAAGATACTCAACAAACATCAGCATAGAATTAAGTTTTTATTGACTTATGATAATACGCCAGAAGTTCGAGATTTGTATGAATGGGCTACAGAAATACATGATAAAGAATGGAATTACACAATTAATAGAACTGATGATCAAAGAAAAGGTCATAAAAAAGAGAATAATTTTAAAGGAGAACGCTATAAAGGTAAAGAAATTTTTATACTTAATTATGATTCTACATCTAACATCGCCTACGAATCCAGACAACTGGCCATAGGATTTTAA
- a CDS encoding alpha/beta fold hydrolase, whose translation MKDWWQATFPQGRQSLIISDVDGYPVQIAYGEKGTGKPLFLLHGMGSWSYNWRYSVAALSKHFRVICFDAKGFGFSDKPWLRREKNGHQVIELARVIQGLCDEPAIIVGESIGALISLALAQRNPQLIGRLIVMNAPVFAERLPHWAMEILAKTPLEVLQAIDYLRLAYWFAPLVREVMATERRKVLFDPSILTPEDVYWITYPFIELPGTLVKVAEELQIAAKEIEDWQANKPNLLSQIQTDLDKIDCPTLVLWGDRDSWFPSTHGERLHQRLPNSQLQIIDNCCHDASTGAAKEVNQAILKFLQDTNFL comes from the coding sequence ATGAAAGATTGGTGGCAAGCGACTTTTCCCCAAGGACGGCAAAGTCTAATTATTAGCGATGTTGACGGGTATCCTGTACAGATTGCCTATGGTGAAAAAGGCACAGGAAAACCGCTTTTTCTCTTACATGGTATGGGAAGCTGGAGCTATAATTGGCGTTATAGTGTAGCTGCTTTATCTAAGCACTTTCGAGTCATTTGTTTTGATGCTAAAGGCTTTGGATTTTCAGATAAGCCTTGGTTACGCCGAGAGAAAAATGGGCATCAAGTAATTGAACTAGCAAGAGTGATTCAAGGATTATGTGATGAACCAGCTATTATTGTGGGAGAATCCATTGGGGCATTAATTTCTTTAGCATTAGCACAAAGAAATCCCCAACTAATCGGCAGGTTAATTGTGATGAATGCGCCGGTTTTTGCGGAACGCCTCCCACATTGGGCAATGGAAATCCTCGCCAAAACTCCGCTAGAAGTCTTACAAGCAATTGACTATTTACGTTTAGCTTATTGGTTCGCGCCACTGGTACGCGAAGTGATGGCCACAGAAAGGCGCAAAGTGCTATTTGATCCCTCAATTCTGACCCCAGAAGATGTTTATTGGATTACTTATCCATTTATTGAACTGCCTGGTACCCTGGTAAAAGTTGCCGAAGAATTACAAATAGCAGCAAAAGAAATTGAAGATTGGCAAGCTAATAAACCCAATCTGCTTAGTCAAATTCAAACTGATTTAGACAAGATAGATTGTCCCACATTAGTTTTATGGGGCGATCGCGATAGTTGGTTTCCCTCCACTCATGGCGAAAGATTACACCAACGCCTACCTAATTCCCAATTGCAAATCATCGATAACTGTTGTCACGATGCCTCAACTGGTGCAGCAAAAGAAGTGAATCAAGCCATTTTGAAATTTCTACAAGACACGAATTTTTTGTAA
- the thrC gene encoding threonine synthase codes for MTVSLSIAQTHRQPWPGLIEAYREYLPVSDTTPIVTLLEGNTPLIPVPAIAERIGRQVRVFVKYDGLNPTGSFKDRGMTMAITKAKEAGAKAVICASTGNTSAAAAAYARRGGMKAFVLIPDGYVALGKLAQALLYGAEVLAIKGNFDRALEIVRDMAENYPITLVNSVNPYRLEGQKTGAFEIVDALGDAPDWLCIPVGNAGNITAYWMGFCQYHQAGKCDRLPRMMGFQAAGAAPLVNGQPVTHPETIATAIRIGNPASWDKAIAAQSASQGQFKAVTDEEILDAYRLLASSEGIFCEPASAASVAGLLQVKDQVPTGATVVCVLTGNGLKDPDTAIKHSHAQFKQGIEAELGDVAKAMGF; via the coding sequence GTGACTGTAAGCTTGTCTATTGCTCAAACTCATCGCCAACCCTGGCCCGGACTCATAGAAGCCTATCGTGAGTATCTACCCGTCAGCGACACTACGCCGATTGTCACCTTATTAGAAGGTAATACTCCCTTGATTCCTGTGCCAGCGATCGCAGAACGTATCGGTAGACAAGTGCGGGTATTTGTGAAATATGACGGTCTTAACCCCACTGGTAGTTTTAAAGACCGAGGGATGACAATGGCGATTACTAAAGCCAAGGAAGCAGGCGCGAAAGCTGTAATTTGCGCCAGCACCGGTAACACTTCCGCCGCCGCCGCCGCCTATGCGCGCCGTGGGGGAATGAAGGCTTTTGTGTTAATTCCTGACGGTTATGTCGCTTTGGGTAAGTTGGCGCAAGCTTTACTCTACGGTGCTGAAGTTTTAGCCATCAAGGGTAACTTTGACCGCGCTTTAGAAATTGTCCGTGATATGGCGGAAAATTATCCTATTACCTTGGTGAATTCCGTCAACCCCTACCGTCTCGAAGGTCAAAAAACCGGAGCATTTGAAATTGTCGATGCTTTGGGTGATGCGCCAGACTGGTTATGTATCCCCGTAGGTAATGCCGGGAATATCACAGCATACTGGATGGGTTTTTGTCAATATCATCAAGCCGGAAAATGCGATCGCCTACCCCGGATGATGGGATTTCAAGCCGCAGGTGCAGCACCGTTAGTAAATGGTCAGCCTGTCACCCATCCCGAAACCATCGCCACAGCTATACGTATCGGTAATCCTGCTAGTTGGGATAAAGCGATCGCGGCTCAATCAGCCAGCCAGGGTCAATTTAAGGCCGTTACCGACGAAGAAATTCTCGACGCATACAGACTTTTAGCCTCATCCGAAGGGATTTTCTGTGAACCTGCTAGTGCGGCTTCCGTCGCTGGGTTGTTACAGGTGAAAGACCAAGTACCCACAGGTGCAACCGTGGTGTGTGTCTTGACTGGTAACGGTTTGAAAGACCCTGATACAGCGATTAAACACAGCCACGCCCAATTTAAACAGGGAATTGAGGCAGAATTAGGTGATGTCGCTAAAGCGATGGGATTTTAG
- a CDS encoding TIGR04222 domain-containing membrane protein — MDSLLHNPIADMYGPDFLVLYGSVIAITLVVCWRLVQDPNKNQPLPLIPANPDPYKIAYLRSQNAGIAHTALFNLILQGYLQVSEQSISQTPDHPDVAKLQPIENAVFQKISIPSTATASLWLASQVVQPYSHNYEEQLHSEQLLTTTNHHQWRIQVGLIGAMIIFSLGGYKLLIALAKGRYNVGFLIIMGVASIIWLMWLVSKRSLLNDRGKKYLQQLQETFSQLKSKAKSQTASLSEYNLLVALFGVEALAGTVYNPYHEIFFPPQFPKTTSRYSSSSSSSSSCSGASGCGGGSSCSSSSCSSSSCGSSCGGGCGGCGGS; from the coding sequence ATGGATTCATTGCTGCATAACCCGATTGCAGATATGTATGGGCCTGATTTTTTAGTGCTTTACGGTTCTGTAATTGCCATAACGTTGGTAGTTTGTTGGCGTTTAGTGCAAGATCCCAACAAAAATCAGCCTTTACCGTTAATTCCTGCCAATCCAGATCCTTACAAAATTGCTTATCTGCGTTCTCAAAATGCCGGAATCGCTCACACAGCATTATTTAATCTGATTTTGCAAGGTTATTTGCAAGTTAGTGAACAGTCCATCAGCCAAACACCAGATCATCCTGATGTGGCTAAATTGCAGCCGATAGAAAATGCAGTTTTTCAGAAAATTTCTATCCCCTCCACAGCAACAGCATCTCTGTGGTTAGCAAGTCAAGTTGTGCAACCATACAGCCACAATTATGAAGAACAACTGCACAGTGAACAATTACTGACTACTACCAACCATCACCAATGGCGGATTCAAGTCGGCTTAATAGGGGCAATGATTATTTTTAGCCTTGGAGGTTATAAACTCCTGATTGCCTTAGCTAAAGGACGCTATAACGTTGGCTTTCTGATAATCATGGGTGTAGCTTCTATTATCTGGTTAATGTGGCTAGTTAGTAAGCGATCGCTACTCAATGATCGAGGCAAAAAATATCTGCAACAACTACAGGAAACATTCTCACAATTAAAATCCAAAGCCAAATCTCAAACCGCTTCTTTGTCAGAATACAACTTACTCGTCGCACTGTTTGGCGTGGAAGCCCTAGCAGGAACAGTTTACAACCCCTATCACGAAATCTTCTTCCCCCCACAATTCCCCAAAACAACTAGCAGATACAGTAGTTCTAGTTCATCTAGTAGTTCATGCAGTGGTGCTTCTGGCTGCGGTGGCGGTAGTTCCTGTAGTAGTAGTTCCTGTAGCAGTAGTTCCTGCGGTAGTTCCTGCGGTGGTGGTTGTGGTGGTTGTGGCGGTAGCTAA
- a CDS encoding DUF692 family multinuclear iron-containing protein, whose translation MFTHLPSLGVGLGFRQPFKSDLFLNRQQVDFLEVVAEHYLQPSWQQQQELELLASHFPIIPHAINLSLGSAEGVDTDYLRQLAALIKQLNPPWWSEHICFTKAGGVDIGHLSPLPYTKEAVKVLCRNIAEVRRWVDVPLILENITYMVTLPGAEMTEAQFLAEVVEKADCGLLLDVTNLYINAVNHSYDVQQFMQDLPWERVVQLHFVGGHWHDGILIDSHSQATPPQIWELIDEVVARVGIKGIVLERDENIPEFAQLTAELQQAREIGRRHGRWG comes from the coding sequence ATGTTCACTCACCTACCATCTTTAGGCGTTGGGTTGGGATTTCGCCAACCGTTCAAAAGTGATTTATTTCTCAACCGTCAGCAGGTGGACTTTCTAGAAGTCGTGGCGGAACATTACTTACAACCATCTTGGCAACAACAGCAAGAGTTAGAATTACTAGCCAGCCATTTCCCCATTATTCCCCACGCGATTAATTTATCTTTAGGGAGTGCGGAAGGTGTAGACACAGATTATCTTCGTCAACTAGCAGCCTTAATTAAACAACTTAACCCGCCTTGGTGGAGTGAGCATATCTGCTTTACGAAAGCAGGTGGGGTTGATATTGGACATTTATCACCCCTACCTTACACCAAAGAAGCTGTAAAAGTTCTGTGTCGCAATATTGCAGAGGTGCGACGCTGGGTTGATGTGCCGTTAATTTTGGAAAATATTACTTACATGGTGACTCTTCCTGGTGCAGAAATGACCGAAGCGCAATTTCTGGCGGAAGTTGTCGAAAAAGCTGATTGTGGGTTGTTATTGGATGTGACTAACCTGTACATTAATGCGGTGAATCATAGCTATGATGTGCAGCAATTTATGCAAGATTTGCCTTGGGAACGTGTCGTACAGTTGCATTTTGTCGGTGGACATTGGCATGATGGCATACTAATTGATAGTCATTCCCAAGCTACACCCCCTCAAATCTGGGAACTTATTGATGAAGTGGTGGCGCGTGTGGGGATAAAAGGAATCGTTTTAGAAAGGGATGAAAATATACCAGAATTTGCACAGTTGACAGCAGAACTGCAACAAGCACGAGAAATTGGGAGGAGACACGGGAGATGGGGTTAA
- a CDS encoding DUF4112 domain-containing protein produces the protein MNNFITNERSPTMPHASYVDYHTQATTLKRLRFLSRILDRVIGIPGTPIAVGLDPMIGFIPVGGDVLGLLLSLYIVIEASKLGIPKAILRKMIVNIIIDSLVGMIPLLGDLFDFAWTANEYNIRLIEEHLKFPR, from the coding sequence TTGAACAATTTTATTACCAATGAGCGATCGCCTACCATGCCCCATGCCTCTTATGTTGACTATCATACCCAAGCCACAACTTTAAAGCGTCTCCGGTTTTTAAGTCGGATTTTAGATAGAGTTATTGGCATTCCTGGTACACCCATCGCTGTTGGTTTAGATCCCATGATCGGATTTATCCCCGTCGGAGGTGATGTTTTAGGTTTGCTACTGTCTCTTTATATTGTGATTGAAGCCTCAAAATTGGGTATACCTAAAGCAATTCTCAGGAAAATGATCGTCAATATTATTATTGATAGTTTAGTAGGTATGATTCCCTTGCTGGGTGATTTGTTTGACTTTGCTTGGACAGCTAATGAATATAATATCCGGCTAATAGAAGAACACTTAAAATTTCCGCGTTAG
- a CDS encoding YihY/virulence factor BrkB family protein, translating to MPQPRFVRFFRHLTWRTLKKTVARTITRRLLGLASEIAFNAMLSLFPAILAILTAIGLLEESLQDTFRQIAQQFSQVAPDEAITLIREFANQEIAHPKNRGLFSLSFIIALWTASGAVSTAMTAFDQIHQVPPEKTRPFWKGRIISLGLTVGTILLLMLASFLVFLSDLILGLVVSGNSSLIFLLNLWQLLRWPLALGIVATAFSFIYRYGPSVWNSGTPIMPGAMLASIFWAMLSALFRLYVANFGNYNKVYGAVGTVIVLMLWLWMSAAVLLIGDQLNVIVGEDMRAKVYQTSLKDQQ from the coding sequence ATGCCACAACCTCGTTTTGTCAGATTTTTCCGCCATCTCACCTGGCGGACACTGAAGAAAACCGTTGCTAGAACAATTACTAGAAGGCTCTTAGGATTGGCTTCAGAAATCGCCTTTAATGCCATGTTATCCTTGTTTCCGGCAATTCTGGCCATCCTCACCGCCATTGGATTACTTGAAGAATCTTTGCAGGACACTTTTAGACAAATAGCGCAACAATTCAGTCAAGTTGCACCAGATGAAGCTATCACACTAATTCGAGAATTCGCTAACCAAGAAATAGCCCACCCTAAAAATAGAGGATTATTTTCCTTGAGTTTTATCATTGCCCTGTGGACTGCTTCTGGTGCTGTGAGTACCGCCATGACAGCCTTTGATCAAATCCATCAAGTACCACCAGAAAAGACTCGTCCTTTTTGGAAAGGGAGAATTATTTCTTTGGGCTTGACGGTAGGCACAATTTTATTGTTAATGTTGGCTTCTTTTTTAGTCTTTCTCAGTGACTTAATTTTGGGGCTTGTTGTCAGTGGTAATTCATCTTTAATTTTCTTATTAAATCTTTGGCAATTATTACGTTGGCCGTTAGCTTTAGGGATTGTGGCTACAGCATTTAGTTTTATCTATCGCTACGGCCCTAGCGTTTGGAATTCAGGTACACCAATTATGCCAGGGGCGATGCTTGCGTCTATATTTTGGGCAATGTTATCGGCTTTATTTCGGCTGTATGTAGCTAATTTCGGCAACTATAACAAAGTTTATGGTGCGGTAGGAACGGTGATTGTCTTAATGCTATGGCTGTGGATGAGTGCAGCTGTTTTATTAATCGGTGATCAATTAAATGTGATTGTTGGTGAAGATATGCGTGCCAAAGTGTATCAAACTTCCCTCAAAGATCAACAGTAA
- a CDS encoding cyclic nucleotide-binding domain-containing protein produces MLSSVDRLLFVRRVPIFKELRDDFIVRLTSVMHELHFPAHHTIFRQGEEGRSLYIVVSGRVKVHIGEKQLAVVDQGKYFGEMAVFDTQPRSATVTTLEPCEFLELTQEQLYDAIEETPEIAVNIIRELSRLVRRLNDNIQFTASGRH; encoded by the coding sequence ATGCTCAGTAGCGTTGACCGTTTATTGTTTGTCCGGCGAGTCCCGATTTTTAAAGAATTGCGGGATGATTTCATTGTCCGCCTGACTTCAGTGATGCACGAGTTGCATTTTCCAGCGCATCATACCATTTTTCGACAGGGAGAAGAAGGGCGATCGCTGTATATAGTCGTCTCCGGTAGAGTCAAAGTCCATATTGGAGAGAAACAACTTGCTGTTGTAGATCAGGGAAAATACTTTGGTGAAATGGCTGTATTTGATACTCAACCCCGTTCCGCTACCGTCACCACCTTAGAACCATGCGAATTTTTGGAACTCACCCAAGAGCAACTTTATGATGCAATTGAAGAAACTCCCGAAATTGCTGTGAATATTATCCGTGAGTTATCCCGTCTAGTTCGCCGACTGAATGATAATATCCAATTTACAGCTTCAGGTAGGCATTAA